One Paenibacillus sp. FSL W8-0186 genomic window carries:
- a CDS encoding radical SAM protein, protein MPTEIKEKIAKKILSEAKGYLDIGFTHSLNPYSGCAFACKYCYVREMPIQKFKEMPWGEWVDIKTNAAENYRNEILKLRRNNKPVNIFMSSATDPYQPVEANAALTRRLLEEMIDNPPDLLQIQTRSPLITRDMDLLIVLKERCEVLVSMTVETDREDVKRIFAPYAPGIKLRLKALRELHDAGIFTQAALSPVLPFTPDFPDVLKGIVDRIWIDTLMIGDGLMGRRSERLGMPQLFETHDLSKWYQKDIHLRVEKYFKASFPGEMIRISKDEAFPIIKHEPV, encoded by the coding sequence GTGCCAACTGAAATCAAAGAGAAGATCGCGAAAAAAATCCTTAGCGAAGCGAAGGGTTACCTGGATATCGGATTTACTCATTCCTTAAACCCATATAGCGGCTGTGCATTTGCGTGTAAATATTGTTATGTCCGAGAAATGCCGATTCAAAAATTTAAGGAGATGCCTTGGGGAGAATGGGTGGACATCAAAACAAACGCCGCTGAAAATTACCGGAATGAAATTCTCAAACTTCGCCGCAACAACAAACCGGTAAATATTTTTATGTCATCGGCAACAGACCCGTACCAGCCGGTCGAAGCCAATGCAGCCTTGACCCGGCGGCTCTTGGAGGAAATGATTGACAATCCGCCGGATTTGCTCCAAATTCAAACGCGCAGCCCTTTGATTACAAGGGATATGGATTTGCTGATCGTATTAAAGGAACGATGTGAAGTTCTCGTATCGATGACGGTTGAAACAGACCGTGAAGATGTGAAGCGAATTTTTGCCCCGTATGCTCCCGGAATCAAATTGCGGCTCAAGGCGTTAAGGGAATTGCATGATGCGGGCATTTTTACCCAGGCTGCACTTTCTCCGGTTCTGCCATTTACACCTGATTTTCCAGACGTACTGAAAGGAATTGTGGACCGAATCTGGATCGATACGTTAATGATCGGAGACGGCCTTATGGGCAGGCGTTCAGAAAGATTGGGCATGCCTCAATTATTTGAGACACATGATCTGTCCAAGTGGTATCAAAAGGATATTCACCTGCGGGTTGAAAAGTATTTTAAAGCGTCTTTTCCTGGCGAAATGATCCGCATTTCCAAGGACGAAGCTTTCCCCATCATAAAACATGAACCTGTTTGA
- a CDS encoding MarR family transcriptional regulator: MSSRSKSDLIDSWMSITNLQTQINNSIEAELQAKHDLSLKEFFVLYLLAQTEDKKLRLQELQEWVGLSQSAISRLVGRLEAKNCRTLQRDVCENDRRGIYTCLTPSGEVKFQESLATVETLLRDNLSKEQLLQELSSIATTVKHRYDS; encoded by the coding sequence ATGAGCAGCCGCAGTAAAAGCGATCTCATAGACAGCTGGATGTCCATAACAAATCTCCAGACACAGATCAATAACAGCATTGAAGCAGAACTGCAAGCTAAGCATGACCTTTCACTAAAAGAGTTTTTTGTTCTATATCTCCTAGCGCAAACAGAGGATAAAAAGCTGCGTTTGCAGGAGCTTCAGGAGTGGGTTGGCCTTAGTCAAAGCGCCATATCACGGCTAGTTGGAAGATTAGAGGCCAAAAATTGCCGTACACTGCAAAGAGATGTATGTGAAAATGACCGCAGGGGAATATACACTTGTCTCACTCCGTCTGGAGAAGTGAAGTTTCAGGAATCGCTAGCTACGGTTGAGACTTTATTGCGAGATAATCTCTCCAAGGAACAGTTATTACAGGAATTGAGTTCAATTGCTACGACTGTAAAACATCGTTATGATTCTTGA
- a CDS encoding NADH:flavin oxidoreductase/NADH oxidase, producing the protein MNHLFSPYQFKGLELKNRVVMPPMCQYSVENKDGIATDWHYLHYVSRAIGGAGFIIIEMTDVEPDGRISDYDLGLWSDEQIPALARIVEACHKYGAKVGIQIAHAGRKAEDAAEPVAPSAIPFDKDWKTPRALTTSEVKDMVEKFRQAVQRAVKAGFDAIEIHGAHGYLIHQFHSPLTNQRDDEYGKDLTKFGREIIEAAKAEMPDNMPLIMRISAKEYVDGGYGINESIQFAKQFQEAGVDMFHISSGGEGPIGDSGKPGTHAAYQVPLAREIKASLDIPVIAVGRLEDPILANAVIGNEDADLVAIGRGMLRNPYWTLEAAAALKQEITVPKQYTTGF; encoded by the coding sequence GTGAACCATTTGTTTAGCCCATATCAATTTAAAGGTTTGGAATTAAAAAATCGTGTCGTCATGCCGCCGATGTGTCAATATTCCGTCGAGAATAAAGATGGCATCGCTACCGACTGGCACTATCTGCATTATGTTAGCCGGGCCATTGGTGGTGCCGGGTTTATTATCATAGAAATGACCGATGTGGAACCCGATGGCCGTATTAGCGATTATGATTTAGGATTATGGTCTGATGAGCAAATTCCAGCGCTGGCGAGAATCGTAGAGGCATGCCATAAATACGGCGCCAAAGTTGGCATCCAAATTGCACATGCTGGGAGAAAAGCGGAGGATGCGGCAGAGCCGGTGGCACCTTCAGCGATTCCGTTTGACAAGGACTGGAAGACTCCGCGAGCACTGACTACATCAGAAGTTAAAGATATGGTAGAGAAATTCCGTCAAGCTGTACAACGTGCAGTTAAAGCTGGATTTGATGCGATTGAGATTCATGGTGCCCATGGGTATTTAATTCATCAATTCCATTCCCCGTTAACCAATCAGCGAGATGATGAATATGGAAAGGATCTTACGAAGTTTGGCCGGGAGATTATAGAAGCGGCTAAAGCTGAGATGCCCGATAACATGCCTTTAATTATGCGTATTTCAGCTAAAGAGTATGTTGATGGCGGCTACGGTATCAACGAAAGTATTCAATTTGCTAAGCAATTTCAAGAGGCTGGAGTAGATATGTTTCATATTTCCTCTGGCGGAGAAGGCCCGATTGGCGATTCCGGTAAACCAGGCACACATGCGGCTTACCAGGTCCCCTTGGCTAGAGAAATTAAGGCTTCATTGGATATCCCGGTAATCGCTGTCGGCAGACTGGAAGATCCCATCCTGGCCAATGCCGTTATAGGCAATGAGGACGCGGATCTTGTTGCGATCGGAAGAGGAATGTTACGGAACCCCTATTGGACGCTTGAAGCAGCAGCAGCTCTAAAGCAGGAAATTACTGTTCCTAAACAGTACACTACAGGATTTTAA
- a CDS encoding Dabb family protein: MSSIKHMVTFSLHSGKNNPETEAFLQISREELAAIPGVEQFEVFRQVSAKNEFDYGFSMVFADQSAYDAYNNHPVHIKYVEERWNTKVSRFQEIDLVVHQ, from the coding sequence ATGAGTTCGATTAAACACATGGTTACATTCTCATTGCATTCTGGTAAAAATAATCCGGAGACAGAGGCTTTTTTGCAGATAAGCAGAGAAGAACTAGCAGCAATCCCTGGCGTTGAACAATTCGAGGTGTTTCGTCAGGTGAGCGCCAAGAACGAATTTGATTACGGATTCTCCATGGTATTTGCAGATCAGAGTGCTTACGACGCTTACAATAACCATCCGGTACATATTAAATATGTTGAGGAGCGTTGGAATACCAAAGTGAGCCGTTTTCAGGAGATTGATTTGGTTGTCCATCAATAA
- a CDS encoding GNAT family N-acetyltransferase, whose product MQLTLAKIETKQEIASLAELASDIWHEYFVGMISNEQIDYMVEKFQSYPALTDQIANQGYEYYFMTVHGQPIGYVGIKQEESKLFLSKFYLQQEHRGKGYGSQAMELLTDICRSRNLGAIWLTVNRHNASTISVYEKKGFKTIRTQVADIGNGFVMDDYVMEKELN is encoded by the coding sequence ATGCAGCTAACTTTAGCCAAAATCGAGACTAAGCAGGAAATAGCCTCCTTGGCGGAACTGGCCTCAGACATTTGGCACGAATATTTTGTTGGGATGATTTCCAATGAACAAATCGATTATATGGTGGAGAAATTTCAATCCTATCCGGCGTTGACCGATCAAATCGCTAACCAGGGATATGAGTATTATTTTATGACCGTCCATGGCCAGCCCATTGGCTATGTGGGCATCAAACAGGAAGAGAGCAAGCTGTTTCTCAGCAAGTTTTATTTGCAGCAAGAGCATCGTGGCAAAGGATACGGCAGCCAGGCAATGGAGCTGCTGACGGATATTTGCCGAAGCCGGAATTTAGGCGCCATCTGGCTTACGGTCAACCGTCACAATGCTTCTACGATCTCGGTATATGAGAAAAAAGGCTTTAAAACAATCCGCACGCAAGTGGCGGATATCGGAAACGGCTTTGTGATGGACGATTACGTCATGGAAAAAGAGCTGAATTGA
- a CDS encoding aldehyde dehydrogenase produces the protein MDYLTSNQADQFLQEHRRFFNHGQTRSVQFRLEQLKKLSDAIRRHEQNLLSALYRDLRKNEFEAYTTEIGYTLNSIRYTMKHLRQWAKPQKVKTPFYHIGSRGYLYKEPYGTVLIIGPFNYPFQLLIEPLIGAIAAGNCAVLKPSENTPAVAAAVKTLIQETFDEDYIRVIEGERETTSVLIHAPFDYIFFTGSVPVGRIVMEAAAKNLVPVTLELGGKSPVLVDRTADIDSAAKRIMWGKLINTGQTCIAPDYVLAHTDIKAELIEKMKMAITSFYGTDARQSSDYGRIVNERQFDRLAAILEKDQANVLFGGQTCREDLYIEPTLLDAVSWSDAAMQDEIFGPILPIMGYEQLDEAIQMVISRPKPLGLYLFTKDQSVENEVLTRISFGGGCINDTITHVANPNLPFGGVGEAGIGAYHGKYSFDLFSHTKSIMKKNTKFDMKILFPPYRDNLKWIRKVLR, from the coding sequence ATGGACTATTTAACATCAAATCAGGCCGATCAATTTCTGCAAGAACATCGCCGATTTTTCAACCACGGTCAAACGCGAAGTGTTCAATTCCGTCTGGAGCAGCTAAAGAAGTTGTCCGATGCGATCCGGCGCCATGAGCAGAATTTGCTTTCGGCCTTATATAGGGACCTGCGAAAAAACGAATTCGAAGCCTACACGACGGAGATTGGCTATACCCTGAACAGCATCCGTTATACTATGAAACACTTGCGCCAATGGGCAAAGCCGCAGAAAGTCAAAACGCCCTTCTATCATATAGGCTCCCGCGGCTACCTGTATAAGGAACCCTACGGAACCGTCTTGATTATCGGGCCCTTCAATTATCCGTTTCAATTGCTGATCGAACCGCTGATCGGAGCGATTGCCGCAGGAAATTGCGCCGTCTTAAAGCCCTCCGAGAATACCCCTGCCGTGGCTGCCGCCGTCAAGACGTTGATACAGGAAACTTTCGATGAAGACTATATTCGCGTAATTGAGGGTGAACGAGAAACAACCTCGGTCCTAATACACGCTCCATTTGACTATATCTTTTTTACCGGAAGCGTACCTGTGGGCAGAATCGTCATGGAGGCCGCTGCTAAAAATCTCGTCCCCGTCACGCTCGAGCTTGGCGGCAAAAGCCCTGTCCTTGTAGATCGTACAGCGGATATCGATTCAGCAGCCAAGAGAATCATGTGGGGCAAGTTGATCAACACAGGCCAGACCTGCATTGCTCCGGATTATGTACTCGCCCACACGGATATTAAAGCAGAATTAATCGAAAAGATGAAAATGGCCATCACATCCTTTTACGGCACGGATGCACGGCAAAGCAGCGATTACGGCCGCATCGTCAACGAACGGCAGTTCGATCGATTAGCCGCGATATTGGAAAAGGATCAAGCGAATGTGCTGTTCGGCGGCCAAACATGCCGAGAAGACCTTTATATCGAGCCTACCCTGCTTGATGCCGTTTCCTGGTCCGATGCGGCGATGCAAGATGAAATCTTTGGCCCGATACTCCCCATAATGGGCTATGAACAATTAGACGAAGCGATCCAGATGGTTATTTCCCGTCCCAAGCCGCTTGGCCTCTATTTATTTACGAAAGATCAAAGTGTCGAAAATGAAGTGCTTACCCGCATCTCCTTTGGGGGCGGCTGTATCAATGACACCATCACGCATGTGGCTAATCCAAACCTCCCGTTTGGAGGAGTCGGGGAGGCAGGCATTGGCGCTTATCATGGTAAATACAGCTTTGACCTGTTCTCCCATACGAAAAGCATCATGAAAAAGAACACAAAGTTTGACATGAAGATCTTATTTCCGCCTTACCGGGATAACCTGAAGTGGATCAGAAAAGTTTTACGTTGA